In the Desulfuromonas sp. DDH964 genome, CAGGGTGTCGAGGTGACCGCCATTGCCTTCGTCACCCCCTTCTTCGGCGCCGGGCGGGCACGCAAGGCCGCCGCCGCCATCGATATCCCCCTGATCGTCAGCGACATCGCCGATATCCATCTCGAGGTACTGAAGGATCCCCGCTACGGCTACGGCAAGAACCTCAACCCCTGCATCGACTGTCATGCCCTGATGTTTCGCCTCGCCGGTGAACGGATGGAGAGGGAGGGGTTCGACTTCCTCTTTTCCGGGGAGGTCCTCGGCCAGCGCCCGATGAGCCAGAACATGACCGCGCTGGCGACGGTCGCCAAACACTCCGGACTGCGCGACCGGATCCTGCGTCCCCTGAGCGCCCGGCTGTTGCCGATCACGCCGATGGAAGAGGCTGGGCTGGTCGATCGTGAACAGCTCCTTGACATCCAGGGTCGCTCGCGCCGGCGCCAGGCCGAACTCGCCAAGGAGTGGGGTCTCACCGACTACCCCTCCTCGGGGGGGGGCTGCCTGCTCACCGAAAAATCCTTCATCGGTCGGCTCAAGGACCTGCTCAGCCATCATCCCGGTGCCACCCCGGTCGATGTGGAACTCCTCAAGCTCGGCCGCCAGTTCCGTCTCTCCCCCCGGGCCAAGCTGACCCTGGGCCGCAACCTCGCCGACAACGAGGCCCTTAAGGATCTGGCCCGGCCGGTCGACACCCTGCTGCGCGCCGCCGACTACTCCGGTCCCCTCGGCCTGGTCAGCGGCCAGCCGGCCGAGGCGGAGCTGCACCTTGCCGGTGCTATCGTCGCCGCCTACGGCAAGGGGCAGGCGGAAGCCGAGCTGACGATCCTGGCCCAGCAGGAAGAGGAACAGCAGGAGTTCTCCGTCGCCCCCCTCGACCGTGAAGGTTGTCGGTCCTTGCAGGTCGACTGAGACACATTGCCGGCACAAGCGCAGAGCGCCCCGGGGGATCACTCCTCCGGGGTGCTCTGCGTTCTGGCACGGGAAGTCGGCTCAGGGAGCCGTGCTGAAATGGCGCACCGGTCCCGGCGTCACCAAATCGCCGCTCTGGACAAACTTGGCGGGGTTGGCGAAATACCGGAAATGCTATCTCTACCTTCTCACCGCAAACGCTTTCGGATTACCTCCTATTTCCTGTTATCCGAGTCCGAAAGGGGTCGCACCGAGCAGTACGGTTGCCTTCCGAGCTTTGCATACGGCCGTCACTGCAGAACACGAATCTTACGGGACGCCCGGCGCAAAGGTCATGGCGCGCCCGTTTCATCAAAACAGCCGACCCACTCCACTGTCAGCGTCGCCACCCCGAACACCGTCTCTACCTTCCCTTTCAGGAGGTAGGGGCGCAGCCGCGTCAGCTTGCGACAGAAGCGGGCATAGGCGGCAGGGAAGAAGGTCGCGTCGAAGAGGGCGCTGGTGTCCTCGAAGGTGATGAACTCCATCGGCCGGCCATCCTTGTCCTGCACCGGCTTGCCGGTCACCCACCAGCCGATCATCGTCACGTAACGCCCGCTCCAGGCGCCGATCTCCCGCGCCGGCAGCGGCCGGATATGGGCGATGGCGCGCCGGTGCAGCTCAAGAGGGTGGCAGGAGACCAGCATCCCCAGGGTCTCGAGCTCCTGGTTCAGCACCGTGCGCCGGTCGTAGGGCGGCGGTGCCGGCAGCTCCGGGGTTGCGTCGAAAAGCGATGCTGTCCCGCTCTCCGGGGCGGCACGGGCGAGGAGTTCCCAGAGGAGTCGCGGCCGCTTCTCCCGCCCTTCCAGCGCATCGAAACAGCCGGCCTTGATCAGGCGCCGCACATCCTCCGTATCGAGCCGTACCCGTCGCAGGAAGTCGCTGAAGCCGGTATAGGACCCGCCGCGCTCCCGCTCGGCGAGGAGCGCCCGGCCCGCCGACCCGGTGAGTCCGTGGATCTGCATCAGGCCGAGGCGCAGCTCGTTGCCCCGGCCGGTGCAGGGGTGATCACTGGCGTTGATGTCGGGCGGCAGGACCTTGATCCCCATTCGGCGCACCTCGGAGAGGTAGGCGAAGGGGGAGTAAAAGCCCCCCTGGTTGGCAATCACCGCGGCCATGAACTCGGCCGGGTGGTTGGCCTTCAGAAAAGCCGCCTTGCAGCTGACCAGGGCGTAGGAGGCCGAGTGCGGCTTGCAGAAGGAGTAGCCGGCAAAGGAGAGGATCTGCTCCCAGATCGCCGCCACCACCGCTTCTGGCACCCCCCGCTCCCGGGCGCCGGCGCTGAACTGCTGCCGGTAGTCGGCCAGGGTCTGCGCCTTGTGCTTCTTGCTGATGATCTTGCGCAGTTGGTCTCCCTGCGCAGCCGAGAAGCCGGCCAGGGCCATCGCCAGCTGGGTGATCTGTTCCTGGTAAATGGCGATGCCGTAGGTCTCGTCGAGAACCCCGGCCAGGAGCGGATGGAGGTGCTGCCAGGGGGCGCCGTGCATGCGGGCAATGAACTCGAGGATGAAGCGGTTGGCGGCGGGGCGGATGATGGAGGAGGCCATCACCAGGTGCTCGAAGAGGTCGCATGCTGCACCGCGCGGGTTGTGCAGCCACATACGCCGCAGCAGCTGGCGGGTCGCCGGCGACTCGATATAGAAGCAGCCCATGGTCGCCCCTGAGCGGAGCAGTTCCCGGGTCGGCTCGTCGTCCAGCGGCCGCCAGCTGGCGTAGTCGATGATCGTGCCGGTATGGCGTTCCACCGCCGCCAGGGCGTCGCGGATCACCGCCAGCGAGCGGTTGCCGAGAATGTCGATCTTTACCAGCCCGGCCGCCTCGGCCTGGTCCTTCTCCCACTGGGTCACCGGCAGCCCCTTGGCGCTCACCTCCACCGGCACATAGCGGCGCAGCTCGTCGGGGACGATCACCAGCCCGCCGCAGTGCAGGGCGAGATGACGCAGCTGAGGGCCGAGGCGGGCGGCGATGCGCAGGATTTGCTGCCAGTCGGCGTCGAAGCTCTCGCCGGCGAAGAGCGGATGGCTGGCGACCGCGCCGGCGGTCTGGTCCGCCTTCCAGTAGCCGGAGACGCGCTCGGTAAGGCGCTTGATCTCGGCATCGGGAAGACCGAAGACCTTGGCCACCTCGCGCAGCGCCGAGCGCCCCTTGAAGCCGATCTGGTTGGCGACCATCGCCGCACGCTGCGCGCCGTAGCGGGCGAAGGCAAAATCGAGGATGGCGTCGCGCTCGTCCCAGGGGAAGTCGATGTCGATGTCGGGCGGGTCGCTGCGCCCTTCATGGAGGAAGCGTTCGAAGAAGAGGTTGTGAGCAATCGGGTCGACGTGGGTGATACCGAGGCAGTAGGCGACCAGCGAGGCCGCCGCGCTCCCCCGGCCGCAGGTGCGCGGCGACTGGGCGGCGATCTCCTCGACCACCAGAAAGTAATCGGCGAACCCCTTGGCGCGAATGATGGCGAGCTCCTTTCGCAGCCGCTCCTCCACCCGCCCGTCAATGGCGCCGTAGCGCCAGCGGGCGCCGCGCCGGGCGCGCTTTTCCAGTTGCGCGTAGGCCTGCTCCTGCCCCAGACCGCGAAAGGCCGGGAAGATGGTGGCGGAAAACTCCCAGTCGCTGCGGCACTCGACCGCAATTCTTCGACTGTTTTCCAGCGCCTGCGGGCAGTGGGGAAAAAACGCGGCGAGCTTTCCCGGCGCCAGCAGCAGGTCTCCCTCCCGGGCGGTATCGGCGGGGGCAAGGCGCGAAAGCTTGGTATTAAGGGCGATGGCGCGCAGCACCCGGTGCAGCTCGAAATCACCGGGATCGAGCAGCAGCGCCCGGCTGGTGGCAACGGGGGGGAGCCCCAGCTCGCGGGCGAGGGTGAGCGCCCGGTGCAGCTGGTGGCCGGGGGAGAGCTCGACATAGAGATGTTCGTCCCCCTGGCGACGCAACGGGGTGAGAATCTCGGCCTGGTCGGCGAGGATCGTCAGGCCGCGGCGATACTGCCGCAGCGCCGCGGCGAGGTCGAAGTCGGCGCGGCAATGGAGTTCCGAGAGGAGCCGGCAGAGGTTGGCGTACCCCTCGGCGTCGCGGGCGAGGAGCACGGCGCGCTTCCCCGCGTGGAGCGCCTCGGCACCGATGATCGGCCGCAGCCCGCCGCGCCGCGCCTCTTCGAGGAAGTTCGGGATGGCGTAGAGGCCGTTGCGGTCGGTCAGCGCCAGGCTCTCGAAGCCCATGGCCCGGGCGGCGGCGCAGAGCTCGGCGACGGGGCGCACTCCCCACTGGGGGGAGGCGGCGGAGTGGAGGTGGAGGGGGACGTAGCTCATGGGGGGAACCGGTTTCGCAGTGTGCCACAGGGGCCAGCAGCTGAAATTTTCTGTTCAAGGGCGTCTCTCACCCGTTCGCTACGCTCACTTGAGATCACGGAGGACACGGAGAAAATCTCAAAGCGTTTCGCGCGGATCACTTCGGATCAGATCTGAT is a window encoding:
- a CDS encoding thiamine biosynthesis protein; translation: MSKALGLLSGGLDSTLAALTLKRQGVEVTAIAFVTPFFGAGRARKAAAAIDIPLIVSDIADIHLEVLKDPRYGYGKNLNPCIDCHALMFRLAGERMEREGFDFLFSGEVLGQRPMSQNMTALATVAKHSGLRDRILRPLSARLLPITPMEEAGLVDREQLLDIQGRSRRRQAELAKEWGLTDYPSSGGGCLLTEKSFIGRLKDLLSHHPGATPVDVELLKLGRQFRLSPRAKLTLGRNLADNEALKDLARPVDTLLRAADYSGPLGLVSGQPAEAELHLAGAIVAAYGKGQAEAELTILAQQEEEQQEFSVAPLDREGCRSLQVD
- a CDS encoding DNA polymerase III subunit alpha: MSYVPLHLHSAASPQWGVRPVAELCAAARAMGFESLALTDRNGLYAIPNFLEEARRGGLRPIIGAEALHAGKRAVLLARDAEGYANLCRLLSELHCRADFDLAAALRQYRRGLTILADQAEILTPLRRQGDEHLYVELSPGHQLHRALTLARELGLPPVATSRALLLDPGDFELHRVLRAIALNTKLSRLAPADTAREGDLLLAPGKLAAFFPHCPQALENSRRIAVECRSDWEFSATIFPAFRGLGQEQAYAQLEKRARRGARWRYGAIDGRVEERLRKELAIIRAKGFADYFLVVEEIAAQSPRTCGRGSAAASLVAYCLGITHVDPIAHNLFFERFLHEGRSDPPDIDIDFPWDERDAILDFAFARYGAQRAAMVANQIGFKGRSALREVAKVFGLPDAEIKRLTERVSGYWKADQTAGAVASHPLFAGESFDADWQQILRIAARLGPQLRHLALHCGGLVIVPDELRRYVPVEVSAKGLPVTQWEKDQAEAAGLVKIDILGNRSLAVIRDALAAVERHTGTIIDYASWRPLDDEPTRELLRSGATMGCFYIESPATRQLLRRMWLHNPRGAACDLFEHLVMASSIIRPAANRFILEFIARMHGAPWQHLHPLLAGVLDETYGIAIYQEQITQLAMALAGFSAAQGDQLRKIISKKHKAQTLADYRQQFSAGARERGVPEAVVAAIWEQILSFAGYSFCKPHSASYALVSCKAAFLKANHPAEFMAAVIANQGGFYSPFAYLSEVRRMGIKVLPPDINASDHPCTGRGNELRLGLMQIHGLTGSAGRALLAERERGGSYTGFSDFLRRVRLDTEDVRRLIKAGCFDALEGREKRPRLLWELLARAAPESGTASLFDATPELPAPPPYDRRTVLNQELETLGMLVSCHPLELHRRAIAHIRPLPAREIGAWSGRYVTMIGWWVTGKPVQDKDGRPMEFITFEDTSALFDATFFPAAYARFCRKLTRLRPYLLKGKVETVFGVATLTVEWVGCFDETGAP